A genomic stretch from Aedes albopictus strain Foshan chromosome 2, AalbF5, whole genome shotgun sequence includes:
- the LOC109423355 gene encoding uncharacterized protein LOC109423355 isoform X2, with protein sequence MSSLMDKSKLPGVEARSKMFLRSNSFQKLCSLAHPMRLKGFKSNKEALKSVFESLIVTTRGVLQSVTYRILCFLFLTPFSKLVSEPLASVSQDGRFKTVRFFDCREDFNETASVKPSTEELLNRLLDTSQDATSTSSQLSLRLTVYTCILGCFLQLSALAYLLNVATSIPPGLVFLISSLVFIGYVMMRISFNQCSSLERGKTEPMHTKGSKASTTTTSTAVALVKPPHKKPTTATKGIHPILDAVSKQVASLLQSKKMMMVIPTGSGRLSRCDMAPRSRSRPSVLSADDKTISKIKLF encoded by the exons ATGTCGTCACTGATGGACAAAAGCAAGCTGCCGGGGGTGGAGGCACGCTCCAAGATGTTCCTGCGGAGTAATTCGTTCCAGAAGCTATGCTCACTGGCCCATCCCATGAGGCTGAAAG GTTTCAAATCCAACAAGGAAGCCCTCAAGTCGGTGTTTGAATCGCTTATCGTCACGACACGTGGCGTCCTCCAGTCGGTCACGTACAGAATACTGTGCTTTCTGTTCCTGACGCCGTTCAGCAAGCTGGTGAGCGAACCGCTCGCCTCGGTTTCCCAGGATGGGCGGTTCAAAACCGTGCGG TTCTTTGACTGCAGGGAAGATTTCAACGAGACCGCTTCTGTGAAGCCATCTACCGAGGAGCTGTTGAACAGATTGCTGGATACTTCGCAAGATGCAACATCTACAAGCAGCCAACTGTCCCTGCGACTTACCGTGTACACCTGCATACTGGGCTGCTTCCTTCAGTTATCAGCACTCGCCTACCTACTTAACGTGGCCACGAGCATTCCGCCAGGGCTGGTGTTTTTGATTTCGTCGCTCGTCTTCATCGGATACGTGATGATGAGG ATCTCGTTCAACCAATGCTCCTCTTTGGAAAGGGGTAAGACGGAACCGATGCACACTAAAGGCTCGAAAGCATCGACGACCACGACTTCAACGGCGGTTGCCCTAGTAAAGCCTCCCCACAAAAAGCCAACCACAGCCACCAAAGGAATTCATCCCATTTTGGACGCGGTGAGCAAACAAGTGGCTTCGCTGTTGCAGAGCAAGAAGATGATGATGGTGATCCCTACCGGTAGTGGTAGGTTGAGCCGTTGCGACATGGCACCCCGGAGCAGAAGCAGGCCTTCTGTACTTTCCGCGGATGATAAGACCATCAGCAAAATAAAACTCTTTTGA
- the LOC109423355 gene encoding uncharacterized protein LOC109423355 isoform X1 has protein sequence MSSLMDKSKLPGVEARSKMFLRSNSFQKLCSLAHPMRLKGFKSNKEALKSVFESLIVTTRGVLQSVTYRILCFLFLTPFSKLVSEPLASVSQDGRFKTVRLFLKLTLSMIISTDKSECDNGRFDCPTEDESAQQRLADCVDTGVQTDDPSESSECEDFAEDQFFDCREDFNETASVKPSTEELLNRLLDTSQDATSTSSQLSLRLTVYTCILGCFLQLSALAYLLNVATSIPPGLVFLISSLVFIGYVMMRISFNQCSSLERGKTEPMHTKGSKASTTTTSTAVALVKPPHKKPTTATKGIHPILDAVSKQVASLLQSKKMMMVIPTGSGRLSRCDMAPRSRSRPSVLSADDKTISKIKLF, from the exons ATGTCGTCACTGATGGACAAAAGCAAGCTGCCGGGGGTGGAGGCACGCTCCAAGATGTTCCTGCGGAGTAATTCGTTCCAGAAGCTATGCTCACTGGCCCATCCCATGAGGCTGAAAG GTTTCAAATCCAACAAGGAAGCCCTCAAGTCGGTGTTTGAATCGCTTATCGTCACGACACGTGGCGTCCTCCAGTCGGTCACGTACAGAATACTGTGCTTTCTGTTCCTGACGCCGTTCAGCAAGCTGGTGAGCGAACCGCTCGCCTCGGTTTCCCAGGATGGGCGGTTCAAAACCGTGCGG TTATTCCTGAAGCTGACCCTGTCGATGATCATCTCCACCGACAAATCGGAATGTGATAACGGACGCTTCGACTGTCCGACGGAGGATGAATCGGCCCAGCAGCGTTTGGCTGACTGCGTAGACACCGGCGTTCAGACTGATGATCCTTCGGAGTCTTCCGAATGTGAAGACTTCGCAGAGGATCAGTTCTTTGACTGCAGGGAAGATTTCAACGAGACCGCTTCTGTGAAGCCATCTACCGAGGAGCTGTTGAACAGATTGCTGGATACTTCGCAAGATGCAACATCTACAAGCAGCCAACTGTCCCTGCGACTTACCGTGTACACCTGCATACTGGGCTGCTTCCTTCAGTTATCAGCACTCGCCTACCTACTTAACGTGGCCACGAGCATTCCGCCAGGGCTGGTGTTTTTGATTTCGTCGCTCGTCTTCATCGGATACGTGATGATGAGG ATCTCGTTCAACCAATGCTCCTCTTTGGAAAGGGGTAAGACGGAACCGATGCACACTAAAGGCTCGAAAGCATCGACGACCACGACTTCAACGGCGGTTGCCCTAGTAAAGCCTCCCCACAAAAAGCCAACCACAGCCACCAAAGGAATTCATCCCATTTTGGACGCGGTGAGCAAACAAGTGGCTTCGCTGTTGCAGAGCAAGAAGATGATGATGGTGATCCCTACCGGTAGTGGTAGGTTGAGCCGTTGCGACATGGCACCCCGGAGCAGAAGCAGGCCTTCTGTACTTTCCGCGGATGATAAGACCATCAGCAAAATAAAACTCTTTTGA